GCCCGCGACGGTGGCGGCCTCGGTCAGCGCCCTCGTGTCCGTCATCGCTCCCCGATCCCGAGCCGCTGCTCGAGGCGGCGGCTCTCCCTCGACATCGTGTACGACCCGACCCAGAACACGAAGGCCACGAACGGCAGGGTGACGGCGGCCAGGCCCCGGCCCCGGAAGTCCGGCTGCTGGGTGGCCGTCTCGCCGACGGTCAGGATCTCGCGCAGCTGGATGACCTCGAGCAGCGAGGTGTCCTTGAACAGGCTGATGAACTGGCCCACCATCGCCGGGATCACGGCCCGCAGCGCCTGGGGGAGCACGATCCTCCGGGTCGTCGTCGCCGGCCGCAGCCCGAGCGCCTGGGCCGCCTCGACCTGGCCCCGGCCGACGGCCTGGAGGCCGCCCCGCACGATCTCGGCGATGTACGCGGCCTCGAACAGCACGATCGAGATCAGCGCCCGCACGACGAGCCCGGGCGGATCAATCTGGGTCGGCAGGAAGAAGCCGATGAACAGCTGGCCCATGAACAGCAGGGTCACGAGGGGCACGCCCCGGATGAACTCGATGTAGACGACGCACACGGCCCGCACGGCGGGCAGCGACGAGCGCCGGCCGAGGGCGAGCAGCACGCCGAACGGGAAGGCGAGGGCGATGCCGACCACGGTGACGGCCAGGTTGAGCTGCAGGCCGCCCCACCGGTCCCACCCGACGCCGCCGAAGGCGACGAGCACGCCGACGGCCAGGACCAGGCCGACGACCACGATCAGCCAGGCCCGCCCCGCGATCGGGCGGGGGAGGCGGCGGCCGGCCAGCCGGGCGGCCGCGGCGACGGCGAGGGCGGCGGCGAGCAGCAGGACCGGGACGACGGTCTCGACGAGGAGGGCGATGGCGACGAGCAGGGCGCCGATCGGCCAGAAGCGGCGGGCGGCCGTCCACCACGGGGCCCGGGCGCGGGGCCGGTCGCCCACCTCGGCGGCGGCCATGCCCGACGCCGCGCCGATCGTGGCGGCCACGACGAACAGCGACGCCCACGGGCGCCACAGCTGGTCCCTCGGGAAGCTCCCGATCATGAAGGAGGTGAGGTTGCGGCGGACGATCTCCCACTCGGCCGTCACGAACACCCACCGCACGGCCCGGTAGGCGGCCCAGGCGATGACCACGCCCATGACGACGGTGACGACGCCGTTCGCCACCGACGAGAACAGGTTGCGCCGCACCCACTCGCCGGGCGGGAGCTTGGCCGACGGCGGCCCCTCGGGCGGCGCCGGCGGGATCGGCTCCTGGAGGGCGGTGGTCTCGACGGCCATCAGCGGCTCACCACCTGGAGGCGGCGGTTGACGACGTTGGTGAGCGCCGAGATGACGAGCGAGAAGCAGAGGTAGACGCCCATCGTGATGGCGATGACCTGGGGCGCCGGGTTGCCGTTGCCGACCACGATGCGCCCGAGCTGGGTGATCTCCGGGAAGCCGATGGCGACGGCCAGCGACGTGTTCTTCAGCAGGTTCAGGTACTGGTTGATGAGCGGCGGGATGGCGATGCGGAAGGCCTGCGGGAGGACGACGTAGCGGAGGCGCTGGAACTCCGACAGGCCGAGCGCGGTCGACGCCTCCACCTGCCCGCGGGGCACGGCCTGGATCGACCCCCGCACGATCTCGGCGACGTGGCTGGCGGTGTAGGCGACGAGGGCGACGAGCATGGCGACGTAGGCGCCCTTCATGCCGACGCCGCCGGTCACCCCGAGGCCCTCCGCGTCGGGCAGGGTCACCCGCACCGGACCGCCGAGCGCCAGCCAGGCGACGACCCCGAAGGCGGCGACCACGCCGAGCCCCCAGAGGACGCGGTGGTGGGGCCGGCCGGTGGCGTTCCACCGCCTCGTCCGCCACCAGCCGACGGCGACGGCCACGGCCAGCCCGGCCAGCAGGGCGAGCAGGAACGCACCCGTCCCGTCGCCGGCGTCGAGCCAGGCGACGGCCACCTCCCGGTTGGACAGGACGAGGACCCGCCCCACCTCCCGCGCCTCCTGGATGCGGGGCAGGCCGAGCACGACGACCGTGAACGTGAAGATCACGACGAGGACGGGCGGGATGTTGCGCAGCGTCTCGACGTAGAAGGTCGCCGCCTTGCGCACCAGCCAGTTGCCCGACAGGCGGGCGATGCCGACGACCACGCCGAGGATCGTGGTCAGCACCACGCCGACGACGGCGAGCGAGGCGGTGTTGCGCACCCCCACCCGCAGCGCGTCGCTCACGGTCTGGGTCGAGCGGAAGTCCGACCCGGCGATCTGGAAGCCGGCCGGCTGGTCGAGGAAGCCGAAGTCCGTCCGCAGCCCGCGGTTGTGGAGGTTCACCCGCAGGTTGTCGAACAGGTAGTAGAGGAGGCCGGCGACGATGGCGACGAACAGCGCCTGGAGCACGGCCCGCAGCACCCGGACGTCCCGCCACAGGGGCGGCCGGGCGCTGCGGGCGACGGCCACGGGGACCGCCTAGCGGTACGGCGGGGCGTACTGCAGGCCCCCGTCGAGGTACAGCGCGTTCAGCCCCCGCTCGATGCCGAGCGGGCCGATGTTGCGCTCGTAGATCTCGCCGTAGTTGCCGACCTGGCTCACGACCTGCACGACGAAGTCGGGCGGGAGGCCGAGGCCGGGGTCGAACACGGCGTTGTCCTCGCCGACCGGCAGGCCGAGCAGGCGGGCGACGTCCTCGCTGTCCTCACCGGTCTCGTCGGCGATGTTGGTGGAGTCGAGGCCGAGCTCCTCGGCCTGGATCGTGGCCCACACCACCCAGCTGACGACGTCGAGCCACTGCGGGTCGTCGCCCCGCACGGCCGGCGCCAGCGGCTCCTTCGAGAACCGCTCCTCGAAGATCGTCAGCGCCTCGGGGCCGCCCTCGGCGTCCGGCCAGGCCGACCGGATGCCGGCCAGCTGCGAGCCGTCGGAGGTCCAGCCGTCGCACTGGCCCTGGATGAACGCCTCCTGGATGAGGTCGACGTCCTCGAACGACAGCGGCTCGAAGGTCAGCCCGGCCTGGTTGAACCGGGTGGCCAGGTTGAGCTCGGTGGTCGTGCCGGACAGCACGCAGATGGTGGCGCCGTCCATGTCGTCGATCGACCCGAACCCGCTGTCGGCCGCGACCATCATCGCCTGGCCGTCGTAGAACGTGGTCGGGGCGAAGGCCGCGCCCTCGCTGCCGTCCCTCGTCGCCGTGTGGGTGGTGTTGCGGACGAGCACGTCGACCTCGCCCGACTGGAGGGCGGTGAACCGCTCGTCGGCGGACAGGGGCCGGAACTCGACGGCCTCGGCGTCGCCCAGGACGGCGGCGGCGATGGCCCGGCAGTAGTCGATGTCGAAGCCGGAGAACTCGCCGTTCTCGTCGACCACGCCGAAGCCGGGGACGGCGTCGTTCACGCCGCAGACGAGCGTGCCCCGGTCCTGCACGGTCTGGAGGACGTCGCCGCCGCCGGTCTGGACGGTGTCGTCCTCGCCCTCGCCGCCCTCGTCGTCGCCCTGCTGGCCGCTCGGCGCCGCGGTGGTGCCCGACGACTCGTCGTTCGGGTCGTCCTCCTCGCTGCACGCCGCGCCGGCCGTCAGCAGCAACGCCACGACCAGCAGCCGGAACCATCGAAGACGCACGGTTGCCCACCCTTCCGCTCGACGGATGCCCTGCGCCGCGCACCCTAGCCCACACCCCCCGGCGGGTCGGGCGGCCCCGGGCGGGCGCCCGGCCGGCGATCAGTCGAAGCGCCAGCGGGTGGGGGTGCCGGTGAAGTCGGCCTCCTGCAGGGCGATCACGGTCGCCGGGCGGAGGCGGAACGCGGTCGTCGCCGGGTCGAGGGCGACGGCGCCGTAGCGGCCGCCGTACTTCTCGTCGGCGGCCGCGGTGAACGCCTCGAGCTCGTCGCGCGCCGTGATCGCCTCGACCGTCCCGTCGACGACGACCGGCTCGTCCGGGTCGGCCGTCGCCGCCGAGCAGCGGGGGTCGGCGGCCAGGTTCAGCGCCTTGCGGGACCGGGCCGAGCACGACCACTCGAGCGCGCCGCCCCGCCACACGCCCCACACCGGCGACAGGTGGGGGCGGCCGTCCGGCCACCGGGTGGCGACCCAGTAGTCGTGGGACCGGGCCAGGCGCTCCGCGGCCCACGACCACGGGAGCAGCCCGGCGCCCTCGTCGGCGGCGAGGACGCCGTACCCCGGCATGCGGGGCCGGTCGGCCCCCGGGATCACGCCGCCGCGGACGCGCCCGCAGCCGCCGTCACCCGGAACGGGCGCGGGCCGGCGCCGCTGCCCCTGGCCAGGTCGACGGTGACGAGGCCCGAGCGGGCGCCGGCGGGGACGACGGCGGTGATCGTGGCGTCGTCCACGACCGTGAACGACATCGCCGGCACGCCGTCGAACGCGACGCCGACGGCGCCGGTGAAGCCCCGGCCCGTGATCGTCACGGTCGCGCCCGGCGCGCCGCGGCGGGGCGCCACGTCGCGCACCCTCGGGCAGTGCTGGGTCGACAGCCCGGCCGCCCGGTACGGGCAGTCGGCCTGCTCGGCGGCGTAGAGGACCATGTCCCGCACCCGTGCCGTCTGCGGGGCGATGTCCTCGTCGTCGGGGTAGAAGCCCTCGCCGCCGGTCGGGAACATCTCGGTCGTGATCGTGAACACGCGGTGGGCGCCGTAGAGCCAGTCGTCGCTCGTCCCGTCCGTGATGTACAGGTCGCTCGCCTGCTCGGCGGTGTAGCAGCCGCCGCCGGTCGCCCGGCACGTGGTGGCGGCCATGGCCCTCGCCATGGCGACGAACGTGGCGTGGTCGTCGGGCTCCATGTCGGACGGCACGTCGGCGAACGTGTAGCCGTACGGCCAGAGCACGAGCTCGCCGTAGGTGTGGAACGAGATGTTCGTGCGCAGCTGCTGCACGCCGTCGACGACGCGGCCGTCGACGAAGTCGCGGTACGCGGCCGTCTCGGGGGCCGAGAACGCCGACGGGCCGCGGAACGTCTCGCTGCCCGGCTGGGCGCTCGACCCGCCGCAGCAGCCCCACCGGTAGCCGTAGTTGCGGTTCAGGTCCGTGCCGATGGCCGTCGAGCCGGGCGTCGGCTGGCGGTTCTTCCGCCAGAACCGGTAGCTGCCGGTGGCGACGTCGTACTCGCCGCCGTCCGGGTTCACCTGGAACAGCACCCAGATCTCGCGGCTGTCGACGACGGCCGTCACCCTGGGGTCGGACCCGTAGCCGTCGACGTAGGTGTGGAGGATGGCGATCGCCTCCTCCGTCGTCAGGTGCTCCCTCGCGTGGTGGAGCGAGTCGTACAGCACCTCGGGCTCGGCCTCGTCGTCGGCGACGTGGTCGCTGATCTTCACCGCCCACAGCTCGCGGCCCTCGTACGACTGGCCGACGGTGAGCTTCTGCACGATCGACGGGTGGGCGGCGACGGCGGCGTCGATCTCGGCGACCGTCTCCGCGTACGTGTGGAAGCCGCGGTCGGCGAGCGGGAAGTCGCGGGTGACGATGGCGGACGTGGCGTAGCCGAGGGCGCGGATGGCGGCGGCCTCGGACGGCAGCGCCCGGACGACGACCGACGAGGCGCCGACCTGCTCGATCGCCGCGCCCGTGCGGGCGACGGCCGAGCGGGCCTCCCTGGTGGCCACGCCGTCGACCCGGTAGGTCGACGGGGACTCGGCGGGCGCGGCGGCGGTCGACGGGGCCGGCGCGGAGGACGCCGCCGACGGCGACGGGGCCACCGCCAGCAGCACGAGCACGAGGGCGGCCGGCAGGGCCAGGAGGACCGGGCGGCGTCGGGAGGGCATGGCGGGCACCGCCGGGAATGGGGGATCGGGCCGGTGAACGGTAGCCGGTCCCGGGGCGGGTGGCACGGGTGGGGGCGGGCCGGCGTCGCCGCCGACCGGCCCGCCCCCTCCGTCGTTCAGCCGGCGATCAGCCGGCCGCCGCCACCTGGAACCCGGCCGGGCTGGTGCCCGTGCCCTTGGCGTTGTCGACCGTCACCCGGCCGGCCCTCGCGCCGGCGGGCACGACGGCCCGGATCTGGGAGTCGGACACGACCCGGAACGACGCCGCGGGGACGCCGTCGAAGGCGACCGACGTGGCGCCGGTGAACCCGCGCCCGCTGATCGTCACCGTCGAGCCCGGCGCCGCCGCCGTGGGCGACACGCCGCTCACGGCCGGGCAGTACGTGCCCTGGAGGTTGGCCGCCCGGTACGGGCAGTCGGCCAGCTCGGCGACGTAGAGCACCATCTCCTGGACCCGCGCCGTCTGCGTGGCGATCTGCTCGTCGGGCGGGTAGAAGCCGGGGTTGCTGTTCTTCGGGTACATCTCGGTCGTCAGCGAGAAGATCCGGTAGGTGCCGTACATCCAGTCCTGGCTGCTGCCGTCGGTGATGTACAGGTCGCTCGACTGCTGGGGCGTGTAGCACCCGTAGGTCGACGAGCACGTCGAGTTGGCCATGTACTGGCCCATGGCGACGAACGTCTGCCGGTCGGCCGAGGTCATGTCCGACGGCACGTCGGTGTACGTGTAGCCATACGGCCAGAGCACGAGCTCGCTGTAGGTGTGGAAGCTGATGTTCGTGCGGATCTGCTGCACCCCGCCGATCACCCGGCTCTGCACGAAGCTGCGCACCCGCTGGGTCTCCGGGGCCGAGAAGGCGGCCGAGCCGCGGTAGGTCTCGCTGCTCGGGCTGCCGCTCGAGCCGCCGCAGCACCCCCACCGGTAGCCGTAGTTGCGGTTCAGGTCGGTGCCCACGTAGGTGCTGCCGCTGTTCGGCTGGCGGTTCTTGCGCCACGACCGGTAGGTGCCGCTCGAGATGTCGTACTCGAGGCCGTCGGGGTTGAGCGCGAACACGAGGTACAGCTCGCGGCTGTTCACGATGTTCGTGACGCGGGTGTTCGTGCCGTAGTTGTCGGCGTAGAGGTGGAGGATGGCGATCGCCTCCTCCGTGGTGAGGTGCTCCCTCGCGTGGTGCAGCGCGTCGTAGAGGACCTCGGGCTCGGCCTCGTCGGTGGCGACGTTGTCGCTGATCTTCACCGCCCAGATCGTGCGGCCCTGGTACGACGTGCCGAGGCTGATCTTGCGGACGATCCCGGGGCGGGCCGCGACGACGGCGTCGATCTCCGAGCTGATCTCCGCGGTGTTGTGGTAGCGGGAGTCGTAGGTCGGGAAGTCGCGGGTGGCGACGGCCGTCGGCGAGAACCCGATCGAACGGATGGCCCGTACCTCGTTCGGCATGGCCGTGATCACGACGTAGTTGCGGCCGACCTCGTCGATCGCCGCGCCGGTCCGGGAGATGGCGGTCCGCTGCTCCCTGGTCGACACGCCGTCGATGCGGTACGACGCGGAAGTGGAGGCCGATGCCTCGGTGGCGGCGGACCCGCCGGCCGAGGGTGCGGTCACCGTGGCGGCGAGTGCCGCGAGGATGAGGGGGACGACGAGGAGGACGACCCACTTGGGTCTACCGAGCAGCTTCATGGTCACCGCCGAGGGATCAGCCGTTGGGGAGCGGAAGCGTAGGCGATCTTTCGAAAGCGTGAACGGTCCGCCACGGTGAGCGCGAACGATCACGAGCGGTGGCACGCTGGCCGGGTGCCCGTCGACGACCACGTCGCCGACCGGGTCGACCTCCCGCCCCTGCCGCCGGCGCCGACCCCCCGCCCGCCGTGGGCCTACCTCGTCGCCGCCGTCGCCCTCGTGGCCCTGGCCGTCGGCGCCGTCGCCGTGGCCGCCAGGGTCGACCCCGGCGAGCTCGCGGGCCGGGTCGACCCGCAGGACCTCCCCGTCGGCGAGCCCGTCCCCGCGCTCCACGTCGAGGGCTGGCTGAACTCGCCGTCGCTCGGCGCCGCCGACCTGGTTGGCCGGGTGGTCGTCTACGACTTCTGGACCTACTCGTGCGTGAACTGCGTGCGCACCCTGCCCCACCTGCGGGCGTGGTGGGACCGGTACCGCGACGACGGGCTCGTGATCGTCGGCGTCCACTCGCCGGAGTTCGACTTCGAGCGCGACCACACCAACGTGGCCGGCGCCGTCGAGCGGCTGGGGGTGACGTGGCCGGTCGCCCTCGACGACCACCACGCCGCGTTCGACGCCTTCGACAACCACTGGTGGCCGGCCAAGTACGTGGCCGACCGCGACGGCCGCCTCCGCTACCGCCACATCGGCGAGGGCGCCTACGACGAGACCGAGGACGTGCTGCGCGAGCTGCTCGGCGTGGACCCGTCGTCGCCCAGGGCGGCCGGGCCCGGAGGTGCCGATCCGGCCCCGCCCACCGAGGTCATCACGCCCGAGACCTACCTGGGGACCTCCCGCGGGCGGGCCGGCGCCACCTTCGGCGAGCGCGACTACCCCGACCCCGGCGAGCTCGGCGTCGACGAGGTCGCCCTGGCCGGCCGGTGGGCGGCCGACGCCGAGCGGGTCCGGTCGCTCGAGCCGGGCGCCTCGATCGTCCTGCGCTACCGGGCCGCGGAGGTCAACCTCGTCCTCGCCGCCGACGGCGACGGCCCGGTCGACGTCACCGTCGAGGTGGACGGGCGGCCGGTCCCGGCCGACTGGCGGCCGGACGGCGTCGCCGCCGCGCCGGACGGGTCGACCGCGGTCACCGTCACCGTGCCCGACCTCTACCGCCTCGTCCGCTCGCCCGAGGTCGGCGAGCACACCATCCGGCTCACCGCGCAGGGCGCCGGCGTGTCCGCGTTCGCGTTCACGTTCGGGGGCTGAGGCGTGGTCGCCGACCTCGTCGCCCTGTTCGGCGCCGGCGTGGCGTCGTTCCTCGCGCCCTGCCTCGTCCCCTTGCTGCCGGCCTACCTCGGGATGGTGGCCGGCGAGGCGGCCGACGCCCGCACGCCGGCCAGGGCCGTGCCGGCGACGGCGGTGTTCGTGCTCGGGTTCGCGCTCGTCTTCGCCGGCCTCGGGGCGGCCGCCGGGCTCGTGGGCTCGTCGCTCGGCACCGTGCAGGACGCGCTCGAACGGGGCGGTGGGGTCGTCGTCGCCGTGCTCGGCCTGTCCCTGCTCGGCGTGGTGCGGGGCCCGCTGGCTCGGGAGCGCCGGCTGCTCCCGACCGTCCCCGACCTGCCGGGGCGCCTCCGCCCGCTGCGCCCGCTCGTGATCGGCGTGGCCTTCGGGGCGGCGTGGACGCCCTGCGTCGGGCCGCTGCTCGGCGCCGCGCTGACCGTCGCCGCCCGCTCCGGCCAGGCCGGCCGGGGCGCGCTCCTCCTCACCGCCTACGCGCTCGGCATCGGCGTGCCGTTCCTCGTCGCCTCGCTCGGGATCGCGTCCTGGCCGTCGCTCGGCGCCCGGCTGCGGCGGGTCGGGCCGGTCGTCCAGCGGGTGGCCGGCGGGCTGCTCGTCGTCCTCGGCGTCCTCCTGGCCACGGGCGCCTACCGCCACCTCACGTCGTACCTGGCTCGGTTCACGCCCGCCGTCGCCGGTCTCTAGCCTCGGCGCCGTGTTCGACGTGATCGGGCTGGACGGCGACGACACCCTCTGGCACAACGAGGCGCTCTTCTCGATGACCCAGGAGCGCTTCGCCGCCCTGCTGGCCGACTACGTCGAGCCGGCCGAGCTGGCCCGCCTCCTGATCGAGACCGAGCGGCGGAACCTCGTCACGTTCGGCTACGGCGTCAAGGGGTTCACGCTGTCGATGATCGAGACGGCCATCGAGGTGTCGGACCGCAAGGTCGGGGCCGAGGAGATCGAGACGATCCTGGGGTTCGCGCGGGACATGCTCCGCCACCCCGTCGAGCTCCTCGAGGGGGCGCGGGCGGCGGTCACGGAGCTGGCCGAGCGCCACCGGCTGGTGCTCGTCACCAAGGGCGACCTGTTCGACCAGGAGAGCAAGGTCGCCCGCTCCGGGCTCGGCGAGCTGTTCTGGCGCATCGAGATCGTGAGCGAGAAGGACCAGGGCACCTACCGGCGGCTGCTCGAACGGTGGCGGGTGGCGCCCCAGCGGTTCTGCATGGTCGGCAACTCGCTGCGGTCCGACGTGCTGCCGGTGGTCGCCG
This Acidimicrobiales bacterium DNA region includes the following protein-coding sequences:
- a CDS encoding ABC transporter permease subunit (The N-terminal region of this protein, as described by TIGR01726, is a three transmembrane segment that identifies a subfamily of ABC transporter permease subunits, which specificities that include histidine, arginine, glutamine, glutamate, L-cystine (sic), the opines (in Agrobacterium) octopine and nopaline, etc.), yielding MAVARSARPPLWRDVRVLRAVLQALFVAIVAGLLYYLFDNLRVNLHNRGLRTDFGFLDQPAGFQIAGSDFRSTQTVSDALRVGVRNTASLAVVGVVLTTILGVVVGIARLSGNWLVRKAATFYVETLRNIPPVLVVIFTFTVVVLGLPRIQEAREVGRVLVLSNREVAVAWLDAGDGTGAFLLALLAGLAVAVAVGWWRTRRWNATGRPHHRVLWGLGVVAAFGVVAWLALGGPVRVTLPDAEGLGVTGGVGMKGAYVAMLVALVAYTASHVAEIVRGSIQAVPRGQVEASTALGLSEFQRLRYVVLPQAFRIAIPPLINQYLNLLKNTSLAVAIGFPEITQLGRIVVGNGNPAPQVIAITMGVYLCFSLVISALTNVVNRRLQVVSR
- a CDS encoding HAD family hydrolase, with product MFDVIGLDGDDTLWHNEALFSMTQERFAALLADYVEPAELARLLIETERRNLVTFGYGVKGFTLSMIETAIEVSDRKVGAEEIETILGFARDMLRHPVELLEGARAAVTELAERHRLVLVTKGDLFDQESKVARSGLGELFWRIEIVSEKDQGTYRRLLERWRVAPQRFCMVGNSLRSDVLPVVAVGGTGVHVPYPLLSGLEEADPDEAAKGGWHEVGSLAEVPALLDRLAAAGAA
- a CDS encoding cytochrome c biogenesis protein CcdA, with amino-acid sequence MVADLVALFGAGVASFLAPCLVPLLPAYLGMVAGEAADARTPARAVPATAVFVLGFALVFAGLGAAAGLVGSSLGTVQDALERGGGVVVAVLGLSLLGVVRGPLARERRLLPTVPDLPGRLRPLRPLVIGVAFGAAWTPCVGPLLGAALTVAARSGQAGRGALLLTAYALGIGVPFLVASLGIASWPSLGARLRRVGPVVQRVAGGLLVVLGVLLATGAYRHLTSYLARFTPAVAGL
- a CDS encoding redoxin family protein produces the protein MPVDDHVADRVDLPPLPPAPTPRPPWAYLVAAVALVALAVGAVAVAARVDPGELAGRVDPQDLPVGEPVPALHVEGWLNSPSLGAADLVGRVVVYDFWTYSCVNCVRTLPHLRAWWDRYRDDGLVIVGVHSPEFDFERDHTNVAGAVERLGVTWPVALDDHHAAFDAFDNHWWPAKYVADRDGRLRYRHIGEGAYDETEDVLRELLGVDPSSPRAAGPGGADPAPPTEVITPETYLGTSRGRAGATFGERDYPDPGELGVDEVALAGRWAADAERVRSLEPGASIVLRYRAAEVNLVLAADGDGPVDVTVEVDGRPVPADWRPDGVAAAPDGSTAVTVTVPDLYRLVRSPEVGEHTIRLTAQGAGVSAFAFTFGG
- a CDS encoding M14 family zinc carboxypeptidase, coding for MPSRRRPVLLALPAALVLVLLAVAPSPSAASSAPAPSTAAAPAESPSTYRVDGVATREARSAVARTGAAIEQVGASSVVVRALPSEAAAIRALGYATSAIVTRDFPLADRGFHTYAETVAEIDAAVAAHPSIVQKLTVGQSYEGRELWAVKISDHVADDEAEPEVLYDSLHHAREHLTTEEAIAILHTYVDGYGSDPRVTAVVDSREIWVLFQVNPDGGEYDVATGSYRFWRKNRQPTPGSTAIGTDLNRNYGYRWGCCGGSSAQPGSETFRGPSAFSAPETAAYRDFVDGRVVDGVQQLRTNISFHTYGELVLWPYGYTFADVPSDMEPDDHATFVAMARAMAATTCRATGGGCYTAEQASDLYITDGTSDDWLYGAHRVFTITTEMFPTGGEGFYPDDEDIAPQTARVRDMVLYAAEQADCPYRAAGLSTQHCPRVRDVAPRRGAPGATVTITGRGFTGAVGVAFDGVPAMSFTVVDDATITAVVPAGARSGLVTVDLARGSGAGPRPFRVTAAAGASAAA
- a CDS encoding amino acid ABC transporter permease; this translates as MAVETTALQEPIPPAPPEGPPSAKLPPGEWVRRNLFSSVANGVVTVVMGVVIAWAAYRAVRWVFVTAEWEIVRRNLTSFMIGSFPRDQLWRPWASLFVVAATIGAASGMAAAEVGDRPRARAPWWTAARRFWPIGALLVAIALLVETVVPVLLLAAALAVAAAARLAGRRLPRPIAGRAWLIVVVGLVLAVGVLVAFGGVGWDRWGGLQLNLAVTVVGIALAFPFGVLLALGRRSSLPAVRAVCVVYIEFIRGVPLVTLLFMGQLFIGFFLPTQIDPPGLVVRALISIVLFEAAYIAEIVRGGLQAVGRGQVEAAQALGLRPATTTRRIVLPQALRAVIPAMVGQFISLFKDTSLLEVIQLREILTVGETATQQPDFRGRGLAAVTLPFVAFVFWVGSYTMSRESRRLEQRLGIGER
- a CDS encoding pyridoxamine 5'-phosphate oxidase family protein; the protein is MPGYGVLAADEGAGLLPWSWAAERLARSHDYWVATRWPDGRPHLSPVWGVWRGGALEWSCSARSRKALNLAADPRCSAATADPDEPVVVDGTVEAITARDELEAFTAAADEKYGGRYGAVALDPATTAFRLRPATVIALQEADFTGTPTRWRFD
- a CDS encoding amino acid ABC transporter substrate-binding protein; its protein translation is MRLRWFRLLVVALLLTAGAACSEEDDPNDESSGTTAAPSGQQGDDEGGEGEDDTVQTGGGDVLQTVQDRGTLVCGVNDAVPGFGVVDENGEFSGFDIDYCRAIAAAVLGDAEAVEFRPLSADERFTALQSGEVDVLVRNTTHTATRDGSEGAAFAPTTFYDGQAMMVAADSGFGSIDDMDGATICVLSGTTTELNLATRFNQAGLTFEPLSFEDVDLIQEAFIQGQCDGWTSDGSQLAGIRSAWPDAEGGPEALTIFEERFSKEPLAPAVRGDDPQWLDVVSWVVWATIQAEELGLDSTNIADETGEDSEDVARLLGLPVGEDNAVFDPGLGLPPDFVVQVVSQVGNYGEIYERNIGPLGIERGLNALYLDGGLQYAPPYR
- a CDS encoding M14 family zinc carboxypeptidase, with the protein product MKLLGRPKWVVLLVVPLILAALAATVTAPSAGGSAATEASASTSASYRIDGVSTREQRTAISRTGAAIDEVGRNYVVITAMPNEVRAIRSIGFSPTAVATRDFPTYDSRYHNTAEISSEIDAVVAARPGIVRKISLGTSYQGRTIWAVKISDNVATDEAEPEVLYDALHHAREHLTTEEAIAILHLYADNYGTNTRVTNIVNSRELYLVFALNPDGLEYDISSGTYRSWRKNRQPNSGSTYVGTDLNRNYGYRWGCCGGSSGSPSSETYRGSAAFSAPETQRVRSFVQSRVIGGVQQIRTNISFHTYSELVLWPYGYTYTDVPSDMTSADRQTFVAMGQYMANSTCSSTYGCYTPQQSSDLYITDGSSQDWMYGTYRIFSLTTEMYPKNSNPGFYPPDEQIATQTARVQEMVLYVAELADCPYRAANLQGTYCPAVSGVSPTAAAPGSTVTISGRGFTGATSVAFDGVPAASFRVVSDSQIRAVVPAGARAGRVTVDNAKGTGTSPAGFQVAAAG